A window of the Janthinobacterium agaricidamnosum NBRC 102515 = DSM 9628 genome harbors these coding sequences:
- the fliO gene encoding flagellar biosynthetic protein FliO, giving the protein MKPVLLKSLLALSLALGGLAYAAAPETVSAAAVSAASAATDAAAAAPVAAPPTDTPAATPAAAAPAPVQLSSNSPSAGSLLQTILALVFVLALLIGLAWFMKRYGPKPAGGNSRLRLLSSLSLGGRERIMLIEVADQWIVVGASPGRVNALATLPRQEAELALPPAPQNGLAASNFSEWLKQTIEKRNGK; this is encoded by the coding sequence ATGAAGCCTGTTTTATTAAAGTCTCTGCTGGCCCTGTCGCTGGCGCTGGGCGGCCTGGCCTATGCGGCCGCGCCCGAAACGGTTTCCGCCGCGGCCGTCTCCGCGGCATCGGCGGCCACTGATGCCGCCGCTGCGGCGCCTGTTGCGGCCCCGCCAACGGACACGCCGGCGGCTACGCCAGCCGCCGCGGCGCCGGCGCCGGTGCAGCTGTCCAGCAATTCGCCGTCGGCCGGCAGCCTGCTGCAAACCATCCTGGCGCTGGTATTCGTGCTGGCCTTGCTGATCGGCCTGGCCTGGTTCATGAAACGCTACGGCCCGAAACCGGCCGGCGGCAATAGCCGGCTGCGCCTGCTCAGTTCGCTGAGCCTGGGCGGACGCGAACGCATCATGCTGATCGAAGTGGCGGACCAGTGGATCGTCGTCGGCGCGTCGCCGGGACGGGTCAATGCGCTGGCCACGCTGCCGCGCCAGGAAGCGGAACTGGCCTTGCCGCCTGCGCCGCAAAATGGCTTGGCTGCGAGCAATTTTTCCGAGTGGCTGAAACAGACCATCGAAAAACGCAATGGGAAGTAA
- the flgK gene encoding flagellar hook-associated protein FlgK — translation MTSSLLNIGKSGLLAAQVGLATTGHNITNANVDGYNRQVVLQQNSPANNLGYGFVGNGTEVSQVKRMYDSFMASQVNSAQATTSSLDAYYKQISQIDNFMADPDAGLSPALQDFFKGVQDFSANPGSVASRQALLSSANSLASRFQGMSARLQDIYDGVNSQITSNVAVINSYAKQIAELNNTIAGLAVNQSNMPNDLLDQRDQLVTELNKYVKATVTPGENNTVTVSIGSGQPMVVGNRAFELGTTASLTDPNRIEVGYKVGDTTTVLPSNALTGGSLGGLLDFRSGTLDRVQNSLGKVAIALASTFNAQHKLGQDLNGDMGGDFFKIAPSVIGASRLNSPSNSNVLSAVVSDPSKLTGSDYALKFDGTNYTVTRQSDGQKTVINPYPQTKPQTIDGVDFSISGTAAEGDNFTIRPTANGASGLSVLITDRNKLAAAAPISTGSPTTNTGNGKISAGSVDKAYLTPGNALTGQVTLTYDKASNSLSGFPAGQAVVVTNSAGVSTTYPAGTASIPYHEGDNLNFGGVNVAISGTPGNQDKFTIGPNSNGSGDNRNAALLGALQTKNTMDGGHTTFQGSYAETVSFVGNKTREVQINGLASAALLDQNTKSQQSVSGVNLDEEAANLLRYQQAYQACGKVMQIASTLFDVVIGLGR, via the coding sequence ATGACATCTAGTCTCCTCAATATCGGCAAGAGCGGCTTGCTTGCGGCGCAAGTGGGCCTGGCGACGACCGGCCATAACATCACCAACGCCAATGTGGACGGTTATAACCGCCAGGTGGTGCTGCAGCAAAATTCCCCGGCCAATAACCTGGGATATGGCTTCGTCGGCAACGGTACCGAGGTGTCCCAGGTCAAGCGCATGTACGACAGTTTCATGGCGAGCCAGGTCAATAGCGCCCAGGCGACCACCAGTTCGCTCGATGCGTATTACAAGCAAATCAGCCAGATCGATAATTTCATGGCCGATCCGGACGCCGGCCTGTCGCCGGCGCTGCAGGATTTCTTCAAGGGCGTGCAGGATTTCAGCGCCAATCCGGGCTCGGTGGCGTCGCGCCAGGCGCTGCTGTCGAGCGCCAATTCGCTGGCGTCGCGTTTCCAGGGCATGAGCGCCCGTTTGCAGGATATTTACGATGGCGTCAATTCGCAAATCACGTCGAATGTGGCGGTCATCAATTCCTACGCCAAGCAAATCGCCGAACTGAACAATACTATCGCCGGGTTGGCTGTCAATCAAAGCAATATGCCGAATGACTTGCTGGACCAGCGCGATCAACTGGTGACCGAGCTGAACAAGTACGTCAAGGCCACGGTTACCCCGGGCGAAAACAATACCGTGACCGTGTCGATCGGTTCCGGCCAGCCGATGGTGGTCGGCAACCGCGCTTTCGAACTGGGCACCACCGCCTCGCTGACCGATCCGAACCGGATCGAGGTCGGCTACAAGGTTGGCGACACCACCACTGTCTTGCCGAGCAATGCGCTGACCGGCGGTTCGCTGGGCGGCTTGCTGGACTTCCGCAGCGGCACGCTGGACCGGGTCCAGAATTCGCTGGGCAAGGTGGCGATCGCCCTGGCCAGCACGTTTAACGCCCAGCACAAGCTGGGACAAGACTTGAATGGCGACATGGGCGGCGATTTTTTCAAGATCGCCCCGTCGGTGATCGGCGCCAGCCGCCTGAACAGCCCCAGCAACAGCAATGTGCTGTCGGCGGTGGTCAGCGATCCGAGCAAGCTGACCGGCAGCGATTACGCGTTGAAGTTCGACGGCACCAACTATACCGTCACGCGCCAGTCCGACGGCCAGAAGACCGTCATCAACCCGTATCCGCAAACCAAGCCGCAAACCATCGACGGCGTCGATTTTTCGATTTCCGGCACCGCCGCCGAGGGCGATAATTTTACTATCCGGCCGACCGCCAACGGCGCTTCCGGCCTGAGCGTGCTGATCACCGACCGCAACAAGCTGGCCGCCGCCGCGCCGATCAGCACCGGCAGCCCAACGACCAATACCGGCAATGGCAAGATCAGCGCCGGCAGCGTCGACAAGGCTTACTTGACCCCGGGCAATGCCTTGACCGGTCAAGTCACGCTGACCTATGACAAGGCCAGCAATTCGCTGTCGGGTTTTCCGGCCGGGCAGGCGGTGGTGGTCACCAACAGCGCCGGCGTGTCGACCACCTATCCGGCCGGCACCGCCAGCATTCCGTATCACGAGGGCGACAACCTCAATTTTGGCGGCGTCAACGTGGCCATTAGCGGCACCCCGGGCAACCAGGATAAATTTACCATCGGCCCGAATAGCAACGGTTCGGGCGATAACCGCAACGCCGCCTTGCTGGGCGCCTTGCAAACTAAAAATACCATGGATGGCGGCCATACCACCTTCCAGGGTTCGTATGCGGAAACGGTGAGTTTCGTCGGCAATAAAACCCGCGAAGTGCAAATCAATGGTCTGGCCAGCGCGGCCTTGCTGGACCAGAACACTAAATCGCAGCAATCGGTGTCGGGCGTCAACCTCGATGAAGAAGCGGCCAATTTGCTGCGCTACCAGCAGGCTTACCAGGCTTGCGGCAAAGTCATGCAAATCGCCAGCACCCTGTTCGATGTGGTCATCGGACTGGGGCGTTAA
- a CDS encoding flagellar basal body L-ring protein FlgH yields the protein MKYPVPVMTIVGVALVLSGCAVTPTSIVQLPTTSRAPVTDPVLPANGAIFQASAYRPAFEDRRARLVGDTLTIAITERTNAVKAGASSGNKSGSVGFTTPGLAQGRFGGTVSANGSSKFADGDNQSASNTFNGTIGVTVVEVLPNGNLIVAGEKQIAMNKGIEFIRFSGMVNPDTIGSGNVVPSTQVADARVEYRTNSQIDRAEMASMASRFFLSLLPF from the coding sequence ATGAAATATCCTGTCCCTGTCATGACGATCGTTGGCGTCGCGCTGGTCTTGTCCGGCTGTGCCGTGACGCCGACCTCGATCGTGCAATTGCCGACCACCTCGCGCGCGCCGGTCACCGATCCGGTGCTGCCGGCCAATGGCGCGATTTTCCAGGCCAGCGCCTACCGGCCGGCGTTTGAAGACCGCCGCGCGCGCCTGGTCGGCGATACGCTGACCATCGCCATCACCGAACGCACCAACGCGGTCAAGGCCGGCGCCAGTTCCGGCAACAAGAGCGGCAGCGTTGGCTTCACCACGCCCGGCCTGGCGCAGGGCCGCTTCGGCGGCACGGTCAGCGCCAATGGCAGCAGCAAGTTCGCCGACGGCGACAACCAGTCGGCCAGCAACACCTTTAATGGCACGATCGGCGTCACGGTGGTCGAAGTGCTGCCTAACGGCAACTTGATCGTCGCGGGCGAAAAACAGATCGCGATGAACAAGGGCATCGAATTCATTCGTTTTTCCGGCATGGTCAATCCTGATACCATCGGCAGCGGCAACGTGGTGCCGTCGACCCAGGTGGCCGATGCGCGCGTCGAATACCGCACCAACAGCCAGATCGACCGCGCCGAAATGGCGTCGATGGCGTCGCGTTTCTTCCTCAGCCTGCTGCCGTTCTGA
- the flgF gene encoding flagellar basal-body rod protein FlgF has protein sequence MDRLIYTALSGAKHVLEQQATTANNLANASSTGFRAQLDSFRAVPVVYDGLPTRAFVSDTTVGSNFAQGPIQQTGRPLDVALQNQGWIVVQAPDGTEAYTRNGSLKINENGVLQTQNGLTVQGDTGPLSVPPDVTVAIATDGTIGTLSTDPQPGPAIVLGRIKLVNPPEQSLVRGDDGLFRLKDGSAAPADPNVKLASGALEGSNVNPVDAMVSMISLGRQFETQMSLLKNAENNAAKATQILALN, from the coding sequence ATGGACCGTCTGATTTATACCGCGCTGAGCGGCGCCAAGCATGTGCTGGAACAGCAAGCCACCACCGCCAACAACCTGGCCAACGCCTCGAGCACCGGTTTCCGCGCCCAGCTCGATTCGTTTCGCGCCGTACCGGTGGTGTACGACGGCTTGCCGACCCGCGCTTTTGTGTCCGATACCACGGTCGGCAGCAATTTCGCCCAGGGGCCGATCCAGCAAACCGGCCGCCCGCTCGACGTGGCGCTGCAAAACCAGGGCTGGATCGTGGTGCAGGCGCCGGACGGCACCGAAGCCTATACCCGCAATGGCAGCTTGAAGATCAATGAAAACGGCGTGCTGCAAACCCAGAACGGCTTGACGGTGCAGGGCGATACCGGGCCGCTGTCGGTGCCGCCCGACGTGACCGTGGCGATCGCCACCGACGGTACCATCGGCACCTTGTCGACCGACCCGCAACCGGGCCCGGCCATCGTGCTGGGACGCATCAAGCTGGTCAATCCGCCGGAACAGTCGCTGGTGCGCGGCGACGACGGTCTGTTCCGCCTGAAGGATGGCAGCGCGGCGCCGGCCGACCCGAACGTCAAGCTCGCTTCCGGCGCGCTGGAAGGCAGCAACGTCAATCCGGTCGATGCGATGGTCAGCATGATCAGCCTCGGCCGCCAGTTCGAGACGCAAATGAGTTTATTGAAGAATGCCGAGAATAACGCGGCGAAAGCGACCCAGATCCTCGCTTTGAATTAA
- the fliR gene encoding flagellar biosynthetic protein FliR, protein MLTLSSVELNTWIAALLWPLSRILGLIAAAPLLGNSAVPTTTKIGFGVLLAMIIAPTVPALPAANPLSLAGLLIITQEMLVGLAMGFSIRVVFAAVEMAGEIASLTMGLGFASFFDPMTKGRSSAISQFLALMGTMVFLAVNAHLVLLAALAESFVSLPISATPISAGGFKHLADLGGVIFGTGLQIAMPIVAALLITNVALGILTRTAPQLNLFGIGFPITLGIGLAMVGMTLPYLAGPFQTLFLQGIENARLLPRSFSAQQKTAPPPVPKVLPPAPPIPP, encoded by the coding sequence ATGCTGACGCTGTCGAGCGTCGAACTGAATACCTGGATCGCTGCGCTGCTGTGGCCGCTCAGCCGCATCCTCGGCCTGATCGCCGCCGCGCCGCTGCTGGGCAATTCGGCAGTGCCCACCACCACCAAGATCGGCTTCGGCGTCTTGCTGGCGATGATCATCGCGCCGACCGTGCCGGCGCTGCCGGCCGCCAATCCGCTGTCGCTGGCCGGCTTGCTGATCATTACCCAGGAAATGCTGGTCGGACTGGCGATGGGTTTTTCGATCCGGGTAGTGTTCGCCGCGGTTGAAATGGCCGGTGAAATCGCCAGCCTGACGATGGGCCTCGGTTTTGCCAGCTTTTTCGACCCGATGACCAAGGGCCGTTCGTCGGCGATCAGCCAATTCCTGGCGCTGATGGGCACCATGGTGTTCCTGGCGGTGAACGCGCACCTGGTATTGCTGGCGGCGCTGGCGGAAAGTTTTGTCAGCTTGCCGATCTCGGCCACGCCGATCAGCGCCGGCGGCTTCAAGCACCTGGCCGACCTGGGCGGCGTCATCTTCGGCACCGGCCTGCAAATTGCGATGCCGATCGTCGCCGCGCTGCTGATCACCAACGTCGCGCTCGGTATCCTGACGCGCACCGCGCCGCAACTGAATTTGTTCGGCATCGGCTTCCCGATCACGCTGGGGATCGGCCTGGCCATGGTCGGCATGACGCTGCCCTACCTGGCCGGACCGTTCCAGACGCTATTTTTGCAAGGCATAGAAAACGCCCGCCTGTTGCCGCGCAGTTTCAGCGCGCAGCAAAAAACCGCGCCGCCGCCAGTGCCGAAGGTGCTGCCGCCGGCGCCGCCGATACCGCCGTGA
- the flgL gene encoding flagellar hook-associated protein FlgL, translating to MRISTKSIYDTGSNQLNNLQSALNRTQMQMSTNRRNLTPADDPIASARALEVSQSQSINNQLVTNRSNAKNFLSQEDIALGNTTNLLSDVKDLIVKAGNGSMKDVDRGSLATELEGRLNDLLGIANTADGAGGYLFSGYKSTTQPYTLSPTGAVYQGDQGQRTLQVGSTRTLATSDTGSNIFDNNMTGNGKFTTSAAAANYTNGGSGIISGGTVTNASALTGHKYSIDFTVTPTGIGTETKTTYIVTDTTLGVTVPNPATPTDYVAGQAISFDGQQVDVKGKPANGDKFNTEPSAKESIFTTIKNLIGVLRSPSEGEAGQAKLTNGLNAAHDIIDTAYDNVLSVRSEVGSRLKELDYLDSSGDDLNIQYESTLNDLQGLDVVKTISLFTQQQTTLQAAQKSFTAVSGLSLFNYIN from the coding sequence ATGCGCATCAGCACCAAATCAATTTATGATACCGGCAGCAACCAGCTGAACAATTTGCAGTCGGCCCTGAATCGCACCCAGATGCAAATGTCGACCAACCGCCGCAACCTGACGCCGGCCGACGATCCGATCGCCAGTGCGCGCGCGCTGGAAGTGTCGCAATCGCAATCGATCAATAACCAGCTGGTGACCAACCGTTCGAACGCCAAGAATTTTCTGTCGCAAGAAGATATCGCGCTGGGCAACACCACCAATTTGTTGTCCGACGTCAAGGATTTGATCGTCAAGGCCGGTAACGGTTCGATGAAAGACGTCGACCGCGGCAGCCTGGCGACCGAACTGGAAGGGCGTTTGAACGATTTGCTGGGCATCGCCAATACCGCCGACGGCGCCGGCGGCTACCTGTTTTCCGGCTACAAGTCGACCACCCAGCCTTACACATTGAGTCCGACCGGCGCCGTCTACCAGGGCGACCAGGGCCAACGCACGCTGCAAGTCGGTTCGACCCGCACGCTGGCCACCAGCGATACCGGCAGCAATATATTCGACAACAATATGACCGGCAACGGCAAGTTCACCACGTCGGCCGCCGCCGCCAACTATACCAACGGCGGCTCGGGCATTATTTCCGGCGGTACGGTGACCAATGCGTCGGCCTTGACCGGCCACAAATATTCGATCGATTTCACGGTGACGCCGACCGGCATCGGCACCGAAACCAAGACCACCTACATCGTCACCGACACCACGCTGGGCGTGACGGTGCCGAATCCGGCCACGCCGACCGATTACGTGGCCGGCCAGGCGATCAGTTTTGATGGACAGCAAGTCGATGTCAAGGGCAAGCCGGCCAACGGCGACAAGTTCAATACCGAACCCAGCGCCAAGGAATCGATCTTTACCACGATCAAGAACCTGATCGGCGTGCTGCGCTCGCCGAGCGAGGGCGAGGCGGGCCAGGCCAAGCTGACCAACGGCTTGAACGCGGCCCACGACATTATCGACACCGCGTACGACAATGTGCTGTCGGTGCGTTCGGAAGTCGGGTCGCGCCTGAAGGAACTCGATTACCTGGACAGTTCCGGCGACGACCTGAACATCCAGTATGAAAGCACGCTGAACGATTTGCAGGGCTTGGACGTGGTCAAAACCATTTCCCTGTTCACCCAGCAGCAAACCACCTTGCAGGCGGCGCAAAAATCATTCACGGCCGTCTCGGGATTGTCGCTGTTCAATTACATCAACTGA
- the flgJ gene encoding flagellar assembly peptidoglycan hydrolase FlgJ, whose translation MISQPQSGNLTDLSNKAAYDIKGLNGLRQSAKANDPEAIKGAATQFEAMFLNMMMKSMRDATPQDGIMDNQQTKMYTSMLDQQTSQSMAKRGTGLADMLVRQLSANQQTLALDGASELPSPRSSSMAAALEAFRQQQSQGRGQGEGQGVVGGSAVPAGDKGASTQAPHVRAFQEKLGAHADEASRATGIPAKFMLGQAALETGWGKREIKGRDGSSSHNLFGIKASADWKGKTTDAVTTEYVNGKPQTRVEKFRAYDSYADSFKDYAQLITGNKRYEKVLASAGDASSFAQGLQRAGYATDPNYATKLTRIIKHSLVG comes from the coding sequence ATGATCAGTCAACCGCAGAGCGGCAATCTCACCGACCTGAGCAACAAGGCCGCCTACGATATCAAGGGCCTGAACGGACTGCGCCAGTCGGCCAAGGCGAACGACCCGGAAGCGATCAAGGGCGCGGCGACCCAGTTCGAAGCCATGTTCCTCAACATGATGATGAAAAGCATGCGCGACGCCACGCCGCAAGACGGCATCATGGATAACCAGCAAACCAAGATGTACACCTCGATGCTGGACCAGCAAACCAGCCAGAGCATGGCCAAGCGCGGCACCGGCCTGGCCGATATGCTGGTGCGGCAATTGTCGGCCAATCAGCAGACGCTGGCGCTGGACGGCGCCAGCGAATTGCCGTCGCCCCGTTCGTCGAGCATGGCGGCGGCGCTGGAAGCGTTCCGCCAGCAACAAAGCCAGGGCCGGGGACAAGGCGAGGGCCAGGGCGTGGTCGGCGGCAGCGCCGTGCCGGCCGGCGACAAGGGCGCCTCGACCCAGGCGCCCCATGTGCGCGCGTTCCAGGAAAAACTGGGCGCCCACGCCGACGAGGCCAGCCGCGCCACCGGCATCCCGGCCAAGTTCATGCTGGGCCAGGCGGCGCTGGAAACCGGCTGGGGCAAGCGTGAAATCAAGGGCCGCGACGGCAGCAGCAGCCACAATTTGTTCGGCATCAAGGCGAGCGCGGACTGGAAAGGCAAGACCACCGACGCCGTCACCACCGAATATGTGAATGGCAAGCCGCAAACCCGGGTCGAGAAATTCCGCGCCTACGATAGCTACGCCGACAGTTTCAAGGATTACGCACAATTGATTACCGGCAACAAACGCTATGAAAAAGTATTGGCCAGCGCCGGCGACGCCAGCAGTTTTGCGCAAGGCTTGCAGCGCGCCGGTTATGCTACCGACCCGAATTACGCCACCAAGCTGACCCGCATCATCAAGCATTCGCTGGTGGGATAA
- the fliP gene encoding flagellar type III secretion system pore protein FliP (The bacterial flagellar biogenesis protein FliP forms a type III secretion system (T3SS)-type pore required for flagellar assembly.): protein MYSALSSTIPTNLRTPLKWLLAAAALALPVWALAEPGIPAFTSTPAPGGGQNYSLPVQTLILMTSLSFLPAALLMMTCFTRIIIVLSLLRQALGTQSAPPNQVMVGLALFLTLFVMGPVFDKIYTDAYLPLQENKINMTQAMDKGVEPLKAFMLKQTRQADLALFAKMSRSPALQGPEDVPLRILVPAFITSELKTAFQIGFAIFIPFLIIDMVVASVLMSMGMMMMSPAVISLPFKLMLFVLVDGWQLLLGSLSQSFY, encoded by the coding sequence ATGTATTCTGCCCTATCGTCAACCATCCCGACCAACTTGCGCACGCCGTTGAAGTGGCTGCTGGCCGCGGCCGCGCTGGCCTTGCCGGTGTGGGCCCTGGCCGAGCCGGGCATTCCGGCCTTCACCAGCACGCCTGCGCCGGGCGGCGGCCAGAATTATTCGCTGCCGGTGCAAACGCTGATCCTGATGACCTCGTTGTCATTCTTGCCGGCGGCCTTGCTGATGATGACCTGTTTTACCCGCATCATCATCGTCCTGTCGCTGCTGCGCCAGGCGCTCGGCACCCAGTCGGCGCCGCCGAACCAGGTGATGGTCGGGCTGGCGCTGTTTTTGACGTTGTTCGTCATGGGGCCGGTGTTCGACAAGATTTATACCGACGCTTACCTGCCCTTGCAGGAAAACAAGATCAACATGACGCAGGCGATGGACAAGGGCGTCGAGCCGCTGAAGGCATTCATGCTCAAGCAAACCCGCCAGGCCGACCTGGCGCTGTTCGCCAAGATGTCGCGCTCGCCGGCGCTGCAGGGGCCGGAAGACGTGCCGCTGCGGATCCTGGTGCCGGCCTTCATCACCAGCGAATTGAAGACCGCGTTCCAGATCGGTTTCGCCATTTTCATCCCGTTCCTGATCATCGACATGGTGGTGGCGTCGGTGCTGATGTCGATGGGGATGATGATGATGTCGCCGGCGGTGATTTCGCTGCCGTTCAAGCTGATGCTGTTCGTGCTGGTCGACGGCTGGCAATTGCTGCTCGGCTCCCTGTCGCAAAGTTTTTATTAA
- a CDS encoding flagellar basal body P-ring protein FlgI, which produces MAIFTSPLLRGAKALGLALLMLASAAPSAQAERLKDLASIGGVRQNQLMGYGLVVGLDGSGDQTTQTPFTVQSVVSMLQQMGVNLPQGISLQLKNVAAVMVTTSLPAFAQPGQLLDVTVSSMGNAKSLRGGTLVMTPLKGADGQIYGMAQGNVLVGGVGAQAAGSSVQVNHLSVGRISGGATVERAVLSALGADNTIRLELNATDFSTASRVVDAVNSRFGPGTAAALDGRVIQVRSPGGSDQRVAFLGALESIDVNPAQLAAKVILNARTGSVVMNQAVTLETCAISHGNLSVSINVEPQVSQPNPLSRGQTVVTQTAQIDIKKEPGKVMLVKGGASLADVVKALNAIGASPQDLLAILQAMKAAGSLRAELEII; this is translated from the coding sequence ATGGCCATTTTCACTTCCCCCCTGTTGCGCGGCGCCAAGGCCCTTGGCCTGGCCCTGCTGATGCTGGCCTCGGCCGCCCCTTCGGCCCAGGCCGAGCGCCTGAAAGACCTGGCCAGCATCGGCGGCGTGCGGCAAAACCAATTGATGGGTTACGGCCTGGTGGTCGGCCTCGACGGCAGCGGCGACCAGACCACGCAAACCCCGTTCACCGTGCAAAGCGTGGTGTCGATGCTGCAGCAAATGGGCGTCAACCTGCCGCAAGGCATCAGTTTACAACTGAAAAACGTCGCCGCCGTGATGGTGACCACGTCGCTGCCGGCGTTCGCCCAGCCGGGCCAGTTGCTGGACGTGACCGTATCGTCGATGGGCAACGCCAAGAGCTTGCGCGGCGGTACCCTGGTGATGACCCCGCTGAAAGGCGCCGATGGTCAGATTTACGGCATGGCGCAGGGCAACGTGCTGGTCGGCGGCGTCGGCGCGCAGGCGGCCGGCAGTTCGGTGCAAGTGAATCACCTGAGCGTCGGCCGGATTTCCGGCGGCGCCACGGTGGAGCGCGCGGTATTGTCCGCGCTGGGCGCCGACAATACCATCCGTCTCGAATTGAACGCCACCGACTTTTCGACCGCCAGCCGGGTGGTCGACGCGGTCAACAGCCGTTTCGGCCCCGGCACCGCGGCGGCGCTGGATGGCCGCGTGATCCAGGTGCGCTCGCCCGGCGGCAGCGACCAGCGGGTGGCCTTCCTCGGCGCGCTGGAAAGCATCGACGTCAATCCGGCGCAGCTGGCGGCCAAGGTGATCTTGAACGCCCGCACCGGCTCGGTGGTGATGAACCAGGCGGTGACGCTGGAAACTTGCGCGATTTCGCATGGCAACTTGTCGGTCAGCATTAATGTCGAGCCACAAGTGAGCCAGCCGAATCCGCTGTCGCGCGGCCAGACCGTGGTGACCCAGACGGCCCAGATCGATATCAAGAAAGAGCCCGGCAAAGTCATGCTGGTCAAGGGCGGCGCGTCGCTGGCCGACGTGGTCAAGGCGCTTAATGCGATCGGCGCGTCGCCGCAAGACTTGCTGGCGATCCTGCAAGCGATGAAGGCCGCCGGTTCGCTGCGCGCCGAACTCGAAATCATTTAA
- the fliQ gene encoding flagellar biosynthesis protein FliQ: MTPESVMTLGRTAMEVTLMVAAPMLLVALIIGLIVSIFQAATQINEATLSFIPKLVGIFVALVVAGPWMLSVMLDYMRQVFTGIPGLVG; encoded by the coding sequence ATGACTCCTGAAAGCGTCATGACACTGGGCCGCACGGCGATGGAAGTCACCCTGATGGTGGCCGCGCCGATGCTGCTGGTGGCGCTGATCATCGGCTTGATCGTCAGCATCTTCCAGGCAGCGACCCAGATCAATGAGGCGACACTGTCCTTCATACCGAAGCTGGTCGGCATTTTTGTCGCGCTGGTGGTGGCCGGGCCGTGGATGCTGTCGGTAATGCTCGACTATATGCGCCAGGTATTTACCGGCATTCCCGGCCTGGTCGGCTGA
- the flgG gene encoding flagellar basal-body rod protein FlgG has translation MIRSLWIAKTGLEAQQTQMDVISNNLANVSTTGFKKSRAVFEDLLYQNVRQPGAQSSQQTQLPSGLQIGTGARVVATERIHTQGNPQATGNSRDLMINGSGFFQVLLPDGSTAYTRDGSFQTDSTGQMVTSEGFVIQPAITIPTNALKLTVARDGTVSATLPPNNTETQLGTLQVTTFVNPAGLESKGENLYMETGASGTPQTNTAGTNGAGYVLQGYIEASNVNVAEEMVNMIQTQRAYEINSKAISTSDQMLQKLTQL, from the coding sequence ATGATACGTTCACTATGGATAGCCAAGACTGGCCTGGAAGCGCAGCAGACGCAGATGGATGTGATTTCCAATAACCTGGCCAACGTCAGTACCACCGGCTTCAAGAAGTCGCGCGCCGTGTTCGAGGATTTGCTGTACCAAAACGTGCGCCAGCCTGGCGCGCAGTCGTCGCAGCAAACCCAGTTGCCATCCGGCTTGCAGATCGGTACCGGCGCGCGCGTGGTGGCCACCGAACGCATCCATACCCAGGGCAATCCCCAGGCGACCGGCAATTCGCGCGACCTGATGATCAACGGATCGGGCTTTTTCCAGGTGTTGCTGCCGGACGGCTCCACCGCCTACACCCGCGACGGCTCGTTCCAGACCGACAGCACTGGCCAGATGGTCACCTCGGAAGGATTCGTGATCCAGCCGGCGATCACCATTCCGACCAATGCGCTGAAGCTGACCGTCGCGCGCGACGGCACCGTGTCGGCCACGTTGCCGCCGAATAATACCGAGACCCAGCTCGGCACGCTGCAAGTGACCACCTTCGTCAATCCGGCCGGGCTGGAATCGAAGGGCGAGAACCTGTACATGGAAACCGGCGCTTCCGGCACGCCCCAGACCAATACCGCGGGCACCAATGGCGCCGGGTACGTGCTGCAGGGGTATATCGAGGCGTCGAACGTCAACGTGGCCGAGGAAATGGTCAACATGATCCAGACCCAGCGCGCCTATGAAATCAACAGCAAGGCGATCAGCACCTCGGATCAGATGCTGCAAAAGCTGACCCAGCTGTAA